From the genome of Perca fluviatilis chromosome 8, GENO_Pfluv_1.0, whole genome shotgun sequence:
CAAGTAGTTCAAATTTGTGTTGATGCATTGTTGATTGTGATATTACACTGTGCCATGCACTCTAGTAAGAGGTGCCTTGCTGAGGGAACTTAAGGTAACATTTAAATCTTTGCTCTTTAACAGGATGTGATGCTTCAGAAAATTGTCGAGGGCTGTCCCTGCCTGCTGTACTTGAACCTTTCTTGTACACCTATAACAAACAAAACTCTAAGGGAACTGTCTAGGTAAACCTCCATTTGTGGTAAAACTGCCATGTCACTACATTTGTGCTTTAAACTGTGGCCCAGCTCATTCACATCTCCAGATTAAATAAACAAATCCCGGGATGATCCTCTGCCCTCCTGCCCCTTGGTTCCCAGAATTATCTCCATTTCCCACATGCTGCTGGCTTGTATTTCATGTCTGACAGCAGCTTGGTCGATTCCAACCTAATGATTTAGAGAAACTAATGTGGCACTCACAACATAACGCCTAGACTGTTTGATTACATTgatgatagattttttttaagttcaacaGTCATTAGCATTAGTAggaaatatttcacattttactATGCATGCATTTGAAGATATcttcttttaatttaaaatgtgatgtcactgtttttgatgACGATGCTGTCCTTGTAGAGTATGTATTCAAATTTACgcttttgtttaaaaacaacaacaaaacaacctaCTGTAATCTACAAAAGCTTCGTACATAAACTCATACCTAATCAAACTATTGATTTTGAACAGGAGCTCTCTCAACCTTCAATACCTGAGTCTGGCCTACTGCTACAGATTCACAGATAAAGGGTTTatgtacctgaacacagggAAGGGTTGCCACAATCTCATCCACCTCAACCTGTCCGGCTGCACTCAGGTCAGTTGGTATTCTTCTCTCAGTTGGGTATATAGCGACTCCACTCAGCTTCAACTGTAGACAGGACACCActtttttcctttaaaaaaattcaGCTTTAAGTCCACCTTGGATAAATCCAGTCACTGCTCTATTTTTCCACGTGTCTCCGCTTGTTTTTGGCTGTGCTCTGGAGACTGTTTGCACTCAGTCAGAGCTCAGAGCGAATGAACAAAGATctgaaggagagggagagtagAAGGCAACAGTGGCCAAAAGGAGGGTTGGGTTCATACAATCAACTCTGGCCCACCCACTCACCATGTGCACTCTCCATAACATAACACACATGCATCGTAACATAAATCACACTTTTCCTCTGGGAATGTGCATTAGTTTGGTTCCAGGTGTTTCACTTTATAGGGCCTTGAAAATGTGAGCAGCAAGCCAAACTACGTCCAGGAGAATAATTCAGAATCCAGAATACAcacattttttcctctctcctcccagaTGACTGTAAATGGGTTCAGATATATTTCTGCCGGATGCCCTTCGCTCAAGGAGATTGTGATCAATGACATGCCCACGCTGTCAGACAGCTGTGTCTTGGTACGTTTCTTAATTTCTAACACATCACAAGTTTCATACAGGCTCAACATCCCATCTCTGGAATGTTTatcaaagacagaaaataaggaATAAATTACACAAGAATTTTCtttgtcaacatttttttgtctgcACACTCTTAACCCCTAGCAACAAAGAAAAGTTTTGAGTCTTGCTATTTTCTAACAGGCGCTAATTGCCAGATGttgctgtctgtctgccatTTCTCTGCTGGATGCTCCTCATCTTTCCGATGTTGCCTTCAAAGCCATTGCTGAAGTTGCCAAACTGAAGACTTTTAGGACAGAGGGTAAGATAATTTTGCATCTCGCAACATTTATTCCCACATACACATGAAAATATAGAAGCAATTCCATTTCCAGTTATCATCCAGTTGTTTTGTCTGTTCCTCACCCCGTGTGCACTTTAGGTAACAACCAACTAACAGACGTCAGCTGGAAGGCCCTGTGCAGCAGCTCACAAGGCCTCCGCAGACTCCACGCTGCAGAATGCTCCAGAATGACCGACGCAAGCCTCAAATCTATGGCCAACCTTAACAACCTGCAACACCTTGACATCTCACTTTGTaacaagtgtgtgtttgttgctgcTGTACATTTAGATGCTGTTCTTTCTAATAACATTGCATTACATAATGGGTGTACTGTTTGTATTTCAGGGTGAGTGATACTGGGATCCAGTATCTGACTGAAGGTTCATCATCCACCAAACTGAGAGAGCTGAATGTCAGTTACTGCAGTCACGTCACTGACATATCTGTCATGAGGATTGCACAAAGGTATATTAGGATGacttcacaaacaaacacacagacacatatctTATTGTGGTTTCTTAAATAGTCCCGCgcaacagcttttttttttttgtcgtgtGTACATGCATGTACAATTTATCAGGTTGTGTAAACTGTACCATCTCAACTTGAGTTATTGTGAGAGACTGACTGATGTGAGTCTGGAGTGGCTGAGTGGCAGCTCTATCTGCTCACTTGACATCAGCGGTTGCCACATCCAGGATCAGGTATTGTTTCCTACCCTCACAAATTCCTGAAAAAAAAGGTAACTGGTGATAAATAGTCTATAAATTCGTATTTGTACTTTTAGGGGCTGGCGGCTCTTGTGAGAATTCGCTTGAAGAAGTTGGTTCTTGCCGAGTGTGTCTACGTCACAGATGTTGGCATGGAGGTACAAATCCAGCTACAATTTCAACACATGGTCAGATGTGgcttttatatactgtacatgtttacGTTTTTTTGTGGGTCCAAGTTTACTTCCTTTTCCACTGTTTGTCCATTTCAACAGCGGACAGGAAATAAACTTGTACCCTAACTCTTTCCTAGAAAACCAATTCCCAAAAAAATCAGTCATGTTCACAGTTGTTTCTTCACTTACTGACTACTTACAGATGTGAACAGAGGACGGCATGTATGTCTTCTTGTAGACATGcttcctctcccctttcattttctCACAAGTTCACATTTCATCACAcatctttcttttgtttcttttgttcctCACGAGGGTAGAAGCTGTGCAAGAATGTGAGAGATCTGGAACATGTTGATGTGTCTGACTGTGTAGCTCTGTCAGACCCGGCCATCAGGGCGATTTCATTTTACTGCAGAGCTCTAGTCACACTGCGGATGTCAGGCTGTCCCAAGGtatgcacgcatgcatgcatgcctACACACACTTCTCTAAagctttgaaatgtttatttaaatgttttctattttcttcTGTCCTGCCTCAGATGACCGACATGGCAGTGCAGTATCTGACAAGTGGATGTCAACACCTGCGAGATCTTGATGTGAGTGGCTGTGTTCTTCTCACAGATCGCAGTCTCCGATACTTAGAGAGGATCTGTCCTCCACTCTGCTCCATCACAATGGCCTGCTGCAGAAGCATCTCCAGGTAAGACACAGTTTAGAAAAACACTGCAAAGTTAGAGTCCTGTACAACAGCTTTTAATGACCAGAGAGCATTTCTTCCTGTAGGGCGGCCGCCTTAAAGCTTCAGCCACGTGTGGAGCACTGGGAGCACAGCAATGACGACCCTCCATACTGGTTTGGATACAACATGGGACAAATAGTGCATCCAATCACAAGACACGCTAAGACTGATGACACCTGGGAAGTGGTGGAACAGCACTCAGTGATGACAAAAGCAGCATGTACAGAGAGAGTAGAAACAGATATCAATAAGTAATGTTATTGTAAAAGTAGAGCCCTAAGTAATCACATCAACCATCAGTTTTGGGACATTGTTTCAAAACATGTTAAGAGCATATTTAACAAACCATTTTGCATGATACACTTGTGATAATCCACACAAAATCACTGGTTAAATAATCAGATTAGGAGTCACCTGTTTGGATGGAGACATAGCACTGTTTCAGCACCTCACTGACACATTATACATGACACAGTGGAGTGTCATGTTCTTTTCTGTTTTGAGTTTGAGGCAATAGATCACTTTTTGCTTGTATATAAATTGTTACTCATTGCCTTTGCCCTGCTAGGCTCCAGTGGGTTAATAACCTGTACGTAAGCATGTGTGATTCCCACTCTGAACTTTCGTAACATTTCTTCTTGGGGGTCAGTTTTGGATCCTTTATTATTCATAGTAACTGTTGTTCGCCCTTCTATAACATAGTATATTTCATTTGTACAAAGGCAACACAATTGTGTATTGCTCAACATATTTCATACAGTATTTCTATTGTCCAATACAGCTAAGTGCATATACAATCTATGGCTGAGCTGTTTCCACAACTCACTATCACTAGATGGTGTCGACCACTAATCATTTAGCAACGGTGACAGCAGCGACACAAATCACTGCGTGGATGCAAAAGTTGCCCGGGTATCTCTAGCAATAAGACATGACCATCATTGGTGTCTATTTATTTAAGAAATGTTATACTTCTATATACATGGAAGTACAAAGCACACATTTGAACTCTCAGGTGTCACTCACAGTTTCAACAGTTAGATTTCAGAGTGAGTTAAAATTGTTTGtacatttctacattttgtgattaacattGGTTTGTCTATGCACTGTCTGTGCAATAAGTgtttgtcttttcctttttaaaaatattttgtttaattaaaaaaaaaaaaacagtttcatattaaaatcttgttttatcttttgtttATATAACACTTTGTAATTTCCTTTCGACTTGGATTTAGTTTTTCTAAAGGTATTATAATGTGTGGTATTGTTTATTTGTGGCATTATTTTACATCACAAGAAATCCCCAAAAAATCTGAGCAAGCAAGCAGTTTCTTATTCAAAACCATTCAGACAGTTCAGCACAAACCAACACTGGTGTGCAGTTGCATAGTATGCTTTCAAGACCACAGTGCATGAAcagttctttcttttttaaacacataCAGACTATTTGTTATATAATATAGATTATACATAATGTCTTTATTGAAAGTACAGTATATCCTGAGCACCGAGTTCCCAATACTTCAGTGAGGTAAAGGTGCTTCCAGTCTTGAGGAGCAGTAATAAATATCTGGCTCAGTCAGTGTAAAGCTCCACTACAGTGATGCTGCTCATAACTCAGCTCCCCAGCTTCAGGGATTCAAACCAGCTTTGTGTCTTCAGTCTGACGGAGTTTCTGTCTGCTTGAGCTTTAACCCACTGGTCCATGGGGGACTCTCCATTTATATAGCctgagagacaaacagagggggGGAACAGGGTAAATGAGAGAAATCAAGGCGTATGGAAAGAAAAGTGAATGTTCTGTGTTGAGGGTTTAGTTAAATAACTGTGCCATGTCTCACCAGTAACTGTGGTTTGGCCTTCAGTTGTGTTGTTTTCTACTCCATGCAGAACAACTTCTGGGCTGATATCCACCGACGTTCCACAGAGCTCCACCCCAGCTTTCAACGAGGAggggacacgcacacacaccgcTCCTGCGTACAACAGAAGAATGAGGGATAAACAACGAAAATGAATATTGCTCAACGGGAAGGAAAACTGTGATTCATAAGGAGAATATTCTTCTCATACTGTGCGTTTACCTTCCTGACTGTGGAGTTTGGCACTGCCGCCGTCTCCCACATAGACATCAATGCCTCCGCTGTGAGAGGAAACCTTCAGGAAACTATTCGAACCATCTGCAAAAGCAAAGCAAGCCTCAGGTGTTTTGCATTTAACAGCCACTGATACATACCATACATAGTTCATTGTGCAATCCGGCTCAGCTTACTCACCAACAACTGTATCTCCAGACACGTTCTTCACAGTGGCGTTACCTTTTAATAAATTAAAGCACACAGTCAGTTTTAACATAACTGGCTCATAAACCTGCTTCACTGAAGTTAAAACGATCATTGTTTCCATGTATTTTATGACGACTGGCTCATTGTATCAGGAAGCAATTAAAATTCTAAGTGGATGATGCATTTCCTTCATTTCACATCACAGTGCTGTTTGTCTTTTTTGATATAATCTCTACCTCCAAGAATTAGTCTTTTTAAAACTAACTTATAGCTActccaaaacaaacaagaaatacAGAATTTGTGATAAATTGCAACCATATTGCATTTATGTAGACTTTATTTGGATCAGAGTCCAGGATTAGTGACATAGCACAGCTCTGTTTTACAAACCAAGTTAACATAATGTAGTTGTGTGCCGCAATGGCTCATGGGCAGTGGAGTTTGTTTTGGACAAAAGTGTAATTCATttaatgtaacttttttttcacactacATTTGAGTTTGGCTGTAGCACTTATAACAACACAAGCAATATAGATGAGGAATAGATGCTGCTGTTTTCTCACCGTGTACATGTCCCAGTTCTACTCTCCCAGAGCAGGAGGAGACGCAGCTGGACTCAGCATAGATGGCTTTGACTTTCAGAGGGCCATGTTCTGTTGAAATATTCATTTTGGTGCCCTGAAGCTTCTTGATATCCACTCCCTGCAAACACACAACGTATCACTGcacagcactgtagccaggtgATGTATGATTTAACTTTTTTCCAGTTTTGTTTCCATATCAGATAAAGTCTGTAttcaggctgctgctgctgccctctAATGACTGCTGAGTGTACTGTCCTTACACTGTCTCCACATGTACTGATGTCCACATTGCCATGGATAGTGCCCACACCTGTAACATGTCCTCCATTGGACTGGACCTCAACTTGATGAGCCTGAGATAacagacaacaaacaacagTAGAATGTCAGATAGAGCCTCTAAACACATCTCCAACTCCACAACAACAGTCTAGTGGGTTGTTTATTTGAACTTGAACAAGTACTTTTAGGTAGTTGAGGACTGTTGGtggcttttttttaagttgccATGTGAGTTGGCAAAACTAACCTTTGCTGCTGTAAAACAACAAAAGTTATAGTTATAGGGAAACCCTACTATGGTTTAAGCCATACTTTCCCCCCAATGTGTTTGGAAAGATTAGAAAATATCACCAACAATTCTAGTTTTACAATCAGTCAAATGTTTGCAATAACAATATTTAATCAATAGtaattgtatatatttaattGTGAAATCAGTCAATAGGACATATTAATATGCAAACATAATATATGTATAAGAATGTGTTTATGTTGTAATGCCAGCACCTACCTTGACAGAGTGCAGCAAACAGTTGCCCTTCTCTGTCTGCACCTTGCAGATATCACACTCCATGTTCTTCACTTGCACGTTGCCTTGTCCCTGAGTAGTAATGAGGAGATCTGACAAAAGGAGACACCAAAGTACAACAGACCGTATCACGCCAACTGCTGGGAAAATATATACTGATATGCATTAGGATCAATTATATTATAGGCCCTACTGTAGACATCTATATTgtcattttcatttataattgcaTCATCAGTAGACACTCACTACTTTTTATAGGTGCAGTCAGATCGATCGACATGCTGCGGTTAACTTTCCCAGCTGAGATGAGCAGCTCTTTGCTCTGGTCATCATAGTGGACTTGTAAGTGATCCAGACCAATCACCTGCTCGGTGTCTGTTCCATGAACTGTGATGAAGACTCGGTCAGCCTCGGGGAAGGCGTGCGGGTCCAGCGGACGGATGGAGATACTGCAGCCCAGCTGTACCCGCACAGTGCTGTAGGGGCTCACCACCAGATCCCACTGCTTCAGAGGCTGGTTTACCTCATCATGTGATGAAGACTTCGCGGGGGCAGAGATGGAGAAGAACCGTGAAGTATGCAGAGGGCAGCGAGGGGTAGCGAGTGTCCTTCTGGGACCGATTGCGAGTGACCAGCAGTGGAGAAGTCCGACACATCCCCGCCGACCTGCTGAGCCACAAAACATCTCTATCACCTTCCGGTAAACAAGCTCATCCACACCTCacactgctgctgttactgctaACGTTAAACACAAGCTACTGATCTTAACAAGCTGCCATTCAGTCAACATGGACTGTCTCAGCGCTGTCAAGTCTGTGTTGTTGTACTGTACAATGCTATTACTTCCGGTACAAGTTTTCAGATTAAAAGAGTCATCTACAATTCACAACACTTTTACTAAAATGTTCTCTTCAGCCTTGGTCTTTGTAATTGCGCTAATGAAAAAACAATACATATAGATGGGAAATTAtaataaattaagaaaaaacattcc
Proteins encoded in this window:
- the fbxl13 gene encoding dynein regulatory complex subunit 6 isoform X1; the protein is MAVANAKPTLKECEVKQCLPQIYKALLTASCLSCPNDPIQFLKNTLMAFQGHDNLHDVDWHKFVADAEQRTAATSLTLMTVDTVYIDPDDPMLSFCLFEKAYCCYRKHLTSSCFRKWKRFTTQSKSDIIELALKMDMAKKCYERKCQLVALTKWSNWVKLHKKMQAVATEKLERLVNAGRLKRIIAAWCNVAKDSKRTKEYFKRLEMGCIEIDNKVHQIGEGCDGLSVLPSRLSLKIFQYLELRDRLNCAEVCCTWKAIIQSGTLWSQINFSVEKDWITDSTMKQILQTYRPFVIHLNLRGCTSLKWPSLKYISECRNLQDLNLSECLNVTDVMLQKIVEGCPCLLYLNLSCTPITNKTLRELSRSSLNLQYLSLAYCYRFTDKGFMYLNTGKGCHNLIHLNLSGCTQMTVNGFRYISAGCPSLKEIVINDMPTLSDSCVLALIARCCCLSAISLLDAPHLSDVAFKAIAEVAKLKTFRTEVVLSVPHPVCTLGNNQLTDVSWKALCSSSQGLRRLHAAECSRMTDASLKSMANLNNLQHLDISLCNKVSDTGIQYLTEGSSSTKLRELNVSYCSHVTDISVMRIAQRLCKLYHLNLSYCERLTDVSLEWLSGSSICSLDISGCHIQDQGLAALVRIRLKKLVLAECVYVTDVGMEKLCKNVRDLEHVDVSDCVALSDPAIRAISFYCRALVTLRMSGCPKMTDMAVQYLTSGCQHLRDLDVSGCVLLTDRSLRYLERICPPLCSITMACCRSISRAAALKLQPRVEHWEHSNDDPPYWFGYNMGQIVHPITRHAKTDDTWEVVEQHSVMTKAACTERVETDINK
- the fbxl13 gene encoding dynein regulatory complex subunit 6 isoform X2, translated to MAVANAKPTLKECEVKQCLPQIYKALLTASCLSCPNDPIQFLKNTLMAFQGHDNLHDVDWHKFVADAEQRTAATSLTLMTVDTVYIDPDDPMLSFCLFEKAYCCYRKHLTSSCFRKWKRFTTQSKSDIIELALKMDMAKKCYERKCQLVALTKWSNWVKLHKKMQAVATEKLERLVNAGRLKRIIAAWCNVAKDSKRTKEYFKRLEMGCIEIDNKVHQIGEGCDGLSVLPSRLSLKIFQYLELRDRLNCAEVCCTWKAIIQSGTLWSQINFSVEKDWITDSTMKQILQTYRPFVIHLNLRGCTSLKWPSLKYISECRNLQDLNLSECLNVTDVMLQKIVEGCPCLLYLNLSCTPITNKTLRELSRSSLNLQYLSLAYCYRFTDKGFMYLNTGKGCHNLIHLNLSGCTQMTVNGFRYISAGCPSLKEIVINDMPTLSDSCVLALIARCCCLSAISLLDAPHLSDVAFKAIAEVAKLKTFRTEGNNQLTDVSWKALCSSSQGLRRLHAAECSRMTDASLKSMANLNNLQHLDISLCNKVSDTGIQYLTEGSSSTKLRELNVSYCSHVTDISVMRIAQRLCKLYHLNLSYCERLTDVSLEWLSGSSICSLDISGCHIQDQGLAALVRIRLKKLVLAECVYVTDVGMEKLCKNVRDLEHVDVSDCVALSDPAIRAISFYCRALVTLRMSGCPKMTDMAVQYLTSGCQHLRDLDVSGCVLLTDRSLRYLERICPPLCSITMACCRSISRAAALKLQPRVEHWEHSNDDPPYWFGYNMGQIVHPITRHAKTDDTWEVVEQHSVMTKAACTERVETDINK
- the fbxl13 gene encoding dynein regulatory complex subunit 6 isoform X3; the protein is MAVANAKPTLKECEVKQCLPQIYKFLKNTLMAFQGHDNLHDVDWHKFVADAEQRTAATSLTLMTVDTVYIDPDDPMLSFCLFEKAYCCYRKHLTSSCFRKWKRFTTQSKSDIIELALKMDMAKKCYERKCQLVALTKWSNWVKLHKKMQAVATEKLERLVNAGRLKRIIAAWCNVAKDSKRTKEYFKRLEMGCIEIDNKVHQIGEGCDGLSVLPSRLSLKIFQYLELRDRLNCAEVCCTWKAIIQSGTLWSQINFSVEKDWITDSTMKQILQTYRPFVIHLNLRGCTSLKWPSLKYISECRNLQDLNLSECLNVTDVMLQKIVEGCPCLLYLNLSCTPITNKTLRELSRSSLNLQYLSLAYCYRFTDKGFMYLNTGKGCHNLIHLNLSGCTQMTVNGFRYISAGCPSLKEIVINDMPTLSDSCVLALIARCCCLSAISLLDAPHLSDVAFKAIAEVAKLKTFRTEVVLSVPHPVCTLGNNQLTDVSWKALCSSSQGLRRLHAAECSRMTDASLKSMANLNNLQHLDISLCNKVSDTGIQYLTEGSSSTKLRELNVSYCSHVTDISVMRIAQRLCKLYHLNLSYCERLTDVSLEWLSGSSICSLDISGCHIQDQGLAALVRIRLKKLVLAECVYVTDVGMEKLCKNVRDLEHVDVSDCVALSDPAIRAISFYCRALVTLRMSGCPKMTDMAVQYLTSGCQHLRDLDVSGCVLLTDRSLRYLERICPPLCSITMACCRSISRAAALKLQPRVEHWEHSNDDPPYWFGYNMGQIVHPITRHAKTDDTWEVVEQHSVMTKAACTERVETDINK
- the fbxl13 gene encoding dynein regulatory complex subunit 6 isoform X4; its protein translation is MDMAKKCYERKCQLVALTKWSNWVKLHKKMQAVATEKLERLVNAGRLKRIIAAWCNVAKDSKRTKEYFKRLEMGCIEIDNKVHQIGEGCDGLSVLPSRLSLKIFQYLELRDRLNCAEVCCTWKAIIQSGTLWSQINFSVEKDWITDSTMKQILQTYRPFVIHLNLRGCTSLKWPSLKYISECRNLQDLNLSECLNVTDVMLQKIVEGCPCLLYLNLSCTPITNKTLRELSRSSLNLQYLSLAYCYRFTDKGFMYLNTGKGCHNLIHLNLSGCTQMTVNGFRYISAGCPSLKEIVINDMPTLSDSCVLALIARCCCLSAISLLDAPHLSDVAFKAIAEVAKLKTFRTEVVLSVPHPVCTLGNNQLTDVSWKALCSSSQGLRRLHAAECSRMTDASLKSMANLNNLQHLDISLCNKVSDTGIQYLTEGSSSTKLRELNVSYCSHVTDISVMRIAQRLCKLYHLNLSYCERLTDVSLEWLSGSSICSLDISGCHIQDQGLAALVRIRLKKLVLAECVYVTDVGMEKLCKNVRDLEHVDVSDCVALSDPAIRAISFYCRALVTLRMSGCPKMTDMAVQYLTSGCQHLRDLDVSGCVLLTDRSLRYLERICPPLCSITMACCRSISRAAALKLQPRVEHWEHSNDDPPYWFGYNMGQIVHPITRHAKTDDTWEVVEQHSVMTKAACTERVETDINK
- the fam185a gene encoding protein FAM185A: MFCGSAGRRGCVGLLHCWSLAIGPRRTLATPRCPLHTSRFFSISAPAKSSSHDEVNQPLKQWDLVVSPYSTVRVQLGCSISIRPLDPHAFPEADRVFITVHGTDTEQVIGLDHLQVHYDDQSKELLISAGKVNRSMSIDLTAPIKSNLLITTQGQGNVQVKNMECDICKVQTEKGNCLLHSVKAHQVEVQSNGGHVTGVGTIHGNVDISTCGDSGVDIKKLQGTKMNISTEHGPLKVKAIYAESSCVSSCSGRVELGHVHGNATVKNVSGDTVVDGSNSFLKVSSHSGGIDVYVGDGGSAKLHSQEGAVCVRVPSSLKAGVELCGTSVDISPEVVLHGVENNTTEGQTTVTGYINGESPMDQWVKAQADRNSVRLKTQSWFESLKLGS